A part of Bombus huntii isolate Logan2020A chromosome 16, iyBomHunt1.1, whole genome shotgun sequence genomic DNA contains:
- the LOC126874186 gene encoding ruvB-like 1 yields the protein MKIEEVKSTAKTQRISAHTHIKGLGLDENGVAIQAAAGLVGQEEAREAAGVVVDMIKSKKMAGRAVLLAGPPGTGKTAIALAIAQELGNKVPFCPMVGSEVYSSEIKKTEVLMENFRRAIGLRIKETKEVYEGEVTELTPSETENPMGGYGKTVSHVVIGLKTAKGTKQLKLDPSIYESLQKEKVETGDVIYIEANNGAVKRQGRSDNFATEFDLEAEEYVPLPKGDVHKKKEVIQDVTLHDLDVANAKPQGGQDIMSMMGQLMKPKKTEITDKLRKEINKVVNKYIDQGIAELVPGVLFIDEVHMLDIETFTYLHRALESAIAPIVIFATNRGRCIIRGTEDIVSPHGIPLDLLDRLLIIRTLPYSRKEIEQIVKLRATTEGLQIEDEALSALGELGTKTTLRYVVQLLTPAALTAKVNERTIIKKEDIEEVGSLFLDAKSSAKILTQNKDKFMK from the exons ATGAAGATCGAAGAAGTAAAAAGTACCGCAAAGACTCAAAGAATATCAGCTCATACACACATAAAAGGATTAGGTCTTGACGAGAATGGAGTTGCAATACAAGCTGCAGCAGGTCTTGTCGGTCAAGAGGAGGCTCGTGAG GCAGCTGGGGTAGTAGTTGACATgataaaatcaaagaaaatGGCTGGTAGAGCAGTGCTATTAGCTGGTCCCCCTGGCACTGGAAAAACTGCAATTGCATTAGCTATCGCTCAAGAGTTGGGTAACAAAGTACCATTCTGTCCCATGGTAGGCTCGGAAGTCTATagttctgaaataaaaaagacaGAAGTTTTGATGGAAAATTTTAGAAGAGCCATTGGTCTCAGAATCAAAGAGACTAAGGAAGTATACGAAGGGGAAGTTACAGAACTAACTCcatctgaaacagaaaatcCTATGGGTGGATATGGGAAAACAGTATCGCATGTAGTAATTGGACTAAAAACAGCTAAAGGTACTAAGCAGTTGAAATTAGATCCATCCATATACGAATCCTTGCAAAAGGAAAAAGTTGAAACTGGAGATGTAATTTACATTGAGGCAAATAATGGTGCTGTGAAGAGACAGGGCAGAAGCGATAATTTTGCTACCGAATTTGATTTGGAAGCAGAAGAGTATGTTCCTTTACCTAAAGGTGATGTACATAAAAAAAAGGAGGTCATTCAGGATGTAACATTGCATGATCTGGATGTTGCTAATGCCAAACCACAAGGAGGTCAAGATATTATGTCTATGATGGGTCAATTAATGAAACCtaaaaagacagaaattacAG ATAAATTGCGcaaagaaataaacaaagttgtaaataaatacattgaTCAAGGTATTGCGGAATTAGTACCGGGAGTTTTATTCATAGACGAAGTTCACATGTTGGATATAGAGACATTTACATATCTTCATCGTGCACTAGAAAGCGCAATTGCGCCAATAGTTATCTTTGCAACGAATCGAGGCCGTTGCATAATCAGAGGAACTGAAGATATCGTATCACCACATGGAATACCTCTCGATCTCTTAGATAGATTGTTAATCATACGAACGCTTCCATATTCTAGAAAGGAAATAGAACAAATTGTTAAACTAAGAGCCACTACGGAAGGGTTGCAAATCGAAGATGAAGCTCTGTCAGCTCTTGGTGAATTAGGTACAAAAACAACGCTTAGATACGTAGTGCAACTTTTAACTCCTGCTGCATTAACGGCCAAAGTAAACGAAAgaacaataattaaaaaagaagacaTCGAAGAAGTAGGATCATTGTTCTTAGATGCAAAATCCTCTGCGAAAATTCTTACACAgaataaagataaatttatgaaataa
- the LOC126874200 gene encoding solute carrier family 35 member E3-like isoform X1 produces the protein MNKKIITAFYLILNIFFSIVIVLLNKWLYVHTGFPNITLSMIHFVITFIGLTICEKFDVFCIKDIAIKEMFLIAMTFCGFVMLTNLSLAHNTVGTYQVAKMLTTPCVIIMQIIFYNKKFSILVKLTLIPIILGVVINFCYDIQFNIIGTVYATMGVFVTSLYQVMVNIKQREFQMDPMQLLYYQAPLSAVMLFFIVPFLEPVEQTFTRSWSLLDIVMVVLSSIIAFFVNLTSYWIIGKTSPLTYNMVGHSKFCLLLLGGSLIFHETLAMNQVIGITLTLVGIILYAHVKMKDTRVVVPDCEDKERKPLYKI, from the exons atgaataaaaaaattatcacGGCATTCTATTTGATACTGAATATATTCTTTTCCATTGTAATTGTATTATTGAATAAATGGCTCTACGTTCATACTGGTTTTCCAAACATTACGTTATCTATGATACACTTTGTTATTACTTTTATCGGATTAACAATTTGTGAAAAGTTTGatgtattttgtataaaagATATTGCGATTAAAGAAATGTTTTTAATTGCAATGACATTTTGTGGATTTGTTATGTTAACAAATTTAAGTTTAGCACACAATACTGTTGGAACTTATCAAGTAGCTAAAATGCTAACTACACCTTGCGTGATAATAatgcaaataatattttataataaaaaatttagtatACTTGttaaattaacattaattCCTATTATATTAGGAgtagtaattaatttttgctatgatatacaatttaatattatcggAACAGTATACGCAACCATGGGAGTATTTGTAACATCCTTATACCAAGTG ATGGTAAATATAAAGCAAAGAGAGTTTCAAATGGATCCAATGCAATTGTTATATTATCAAGCACCTCTATCTGCTGTTATGTTGTTCTTTATTGTGCCATTTTTAGAGCCTGTAGAACAAACATTTACAAGAAGTTGGTCACTTTTAGATATA GTCATGGTTGTACTATCATCTATAATAGCATTTTTTGTTAACTTAACTTCCTATTGGATAATTGGAAAAACATCTCCATTAAC cTACAACATGGTAGGACATTCCAAATTCTGCCTATTACTTTTAGGTGGCTCGTTAATTTTCCATGAAACACTGGCCATGAATCAAGTAATTGGTATAACTTTAACCTTGGTTGGCATTATTTTGTATGCTCATGTTAAG aTGAAGGATACTCGGGTTGTAGTACCAGATTGTGAGGACAAAGAGAGAAAAccattgtataaaatataa
- the LOC126874200 gene encoding solute carrier family 35 member E3-like isoform X2: MNKKIITAFYLILNIFFSIVIVLLNKWLYVHTGFPNITLSMIHFVITFIGLTICEKFDVFCIKDIAIKEMFLIAMTFCGFVMLTNLSLAHNTVGTYQVAKMLTTPCVIIMQIIFYNKKFSILVKLTLIPIILGVVINFCYDIQFNIIGTVYATMGVFVTSLYQVVMVVLSSIIAFFVNLTSYWIIGKTSPLTYNMVGHSKFCLLLLGGSLIFHETLAMNQVIGITLTLVGIILYAHVKMKDTRVVVPDCEDKERKPLYKI; the protein is encoded by the exons atgaataaaaaaattatcacGGCATTCTATTTGATACTGAATATATTCTTTTCCATTGTAATTGTATTATTGAATAAATGGCTCTACGTTCATACTGGTTTTCCAAACATTACGTTATCTATGATACACTTTGTTATTACTTTTATCGGATTAACAATTTGTGAAAAGTTTGatgtattttgtataaaagATATTGCGATTAAAGAAATGTTTTTAATTGCAATGACATTTTGTGGATTTGTTATGTTAACAAATTTAAGTTTAGCACACAATACTGTTGGAACTTATCAAGTAGCTAAAATGCTAACTACACCTTGCGTGATAATAatgcaaataatattttataataaaaaatttagtatACTTGttaaattaacattaattCCTATTATATTAGGAgtagtaattaatttttgctatgatatacaatttaatattatcggAACAGTATACGCAACCATGGGAGTATTTGTAACATCCTTATACCAAGTG GTCATGGTTGTACTATCATCTATAATAGCATTTTTTGTTAACTTAACTTCCTATTGGATAATTGGAAAAACATCTCCATTAAC cTACAACATGGTAGGACATTCCAAATTCTGCCTATTACTTTTAGGTGGCTCGTTAATTTTCCATGAAACACTGGCCATGAATCAAGTAATTGGTATAACTTTAACCTTGGTTGGCATTATTTTGTATGCTCATGTTAAG aTGAAGGATACTCGGGTTGTAGTACCAGATTGTGAGGACAAAGAGAGAAAAccattgtataaaatataa